The Cytophagia bacterium CHB2 genome has a window encoding:
- a CDS encoding DUF3108 domain-containing protein has product MKHRTYLRLKLSNVFWSVAFFSSLWTSALFSQQTGSANGADSSNNAAPLRVIVNRAFNVGEELSYIVRYGPIVAGSAKMSIPEIVNVNGRPCYHLLWEAWTNSFFSRFYKVEDKLGSFVDVDGIFTWRYEKQQREGSFRDDRVVDFDLERGLAITTKNSKRDTVAIPLFVQDVVSAFYYIRTQKLAPGDTVFVDNYDNGKILPLKIIVYRREKIKVRAGKFNCLVVEPQMKTPGLYNQKGRLIVHITDDDRKIPVLTTTELYIKAFNLGNVVAELEEIKGVEGY; this is encoded by the coding sequence GTGTTTTGGAGCGTTGCATTTTTTTCTTCTCTGTGGACATCTGCGTTATTTTCTCAGCAGACCGGCTCTGCCAACGGCGCCGATTCCAGCAATAACGCAGCGCCCTTGCGCGTTATCGTCAACCGCGCATTCAATGTCGGCGAAGAATTAAGTTATATTGTGCGCTACGGCCCGATCGTCGCCGGCTCGGCAAAAATGTCCATTCCCGAAATCGTGAACGTGAATGGCCGTCCGTGTTATCATCTCTTGTGGGAGGCCTGGACGAATTCTTTCTTTTCGAGATTCTATAAAGTCGAAGACAAGCTCGGCTCGTTCGTCGATGTTGACGGCATTTTCACCTGGCGCTATGAAAAGCAGCAGCGCGAAGGCAGTTTTCGCGATGATCGTGTCGTGGATTTCGATCTGGAGCGGGGCCTGGCGATCACCACGAAAAACAGCAAGCGTGACACGGTCGCCATTCCGCTGTTCGTGCAGGATGTCGTTTCAGCGTTTTACTACATTCGCACGCAAAAGCTCGCGCCGGGCGATACCGTCTTTGTCGACAATTATGACAACGGCAAGATTCTACCGCTGAAAATTATCGTGTATCGCCGCGAAAAAATCAAAGTGAGGGCGGGCAAATTCAACTGTCTTGTGGTTGAACCGCAGATGAAGACGCCCGGCTTGTACAACCAAAAAGGCCGGCTCATCGTCCACATTACCGACGACGACCGCAAGATTCCCGTTTTGACGACGACGGAGCTTTACATCAAGGCATTCAACCTGGGCAATGTGGTTGCGGAGTTGGAGGAGATTAAGGGAGTGGAGGGGTATTGA